One window of the Saccopteryx bilineata isolate mSacBil1 chromosome 2, mSacBil1_pri_phased_curated, whole genome shotgun sequence genome contains the following:
- the LOC136325932 gene encoding LOW QUALITY PROTEIN: histidine protein methyltransferase 1 homolog (The sequence of the model RefSeq protein was modified relative to this genomic sequence to represent the inferred CDS: deleted 1 base in 1 codon): MTFQFNFTIEGHLENELTPPGDGALTLNSSKGSSFSESQKGKQRDTGCPTEQFDLPQGHWGEPKSMGTAAASQEADSSLDAANRSGNLEHHENQPCLRLAKEHAMPKDLKKVLENKVIETLLGLWHVNIQVVKTILLKENFPGENIVSKSLSSHSDLITGVYEGGLKIWECTFDLLAYFTKAQVNFAGKTVLDLGCGSGLLGITALKGGAREVHFQDYNSMVIEEVTLPNVVANSILEDEEHDGHEPDVKSCRKSQAPQELCQCQFFSREWSDFCQLVLTSGKLFEKYDLILTSETIYNPGYYATLHQTLHRLLDKNGRVLLAGKAHYFGVGGGFHLFQKFVEERDVFETRTLEIINEWLKRVLIEMT; this comes from the exons ATGACCTTTCAATTTAATTTCACGATAGAAGGCCATCTGGAGAATGAATTAACACCCCCTGGGGATGGAGCTTTGACCTTGAATTCCTCAAAAGGGTCTTCATTCTCAGAAAGTCAAAAAGGTAAACAGAGGGACACAGGATGTCCTACAGAACAGTTTGACTTGCCTCAGGGTCACTGGGGG GAACCCAAGTCCATGGGAACAGCAGCGGCCTCTCAAGAGGCCGACAGCTCACTGGATGCAGCTAACAGGTCAGGGAACTTGGAGCATCATGAAAATCAGCCTTGTCTGAGGCTTGCCAAAGAGCACGCCATGCCTAAAGATTTGAAGAAAGTGTTAGAAAATAAAGTCATAGAAACTTTACTGGGTCTCTGGCACGTGAACATACAGGTTGTGAAAACCATCTTGTTGAAAGAGAACTTCCCTGGAGAAAACATAGTTTCCAAAAGCCTTTCTTCTCACTCTGATCTGATTACCGGTGTTTATGAAGGAGGCTTAAAAATCTGGGAATGTACCTTTGAcctcctggcttatttcacaaaGGCCCAAGTGAACTTCGCTGGGAAAACAGTGTTGGATCTTGGCTGTGGGTCAGGGTTGCTGGGTATAACTGCACTCAAgggaggggccagagaagtccaTTTTCAAGATTATAACAGCATGGTGATCGAAGAAGTAACCTTACCTAATGTCGTGGCTAACTCCATTTTGGAGGACGAAGAACATGATGGCCACGAACCAGATGTGAAAAGTTGCAGGAAATCACAGGCACCACAAGAACTGTGTCAATGCCAATTCTTTTCCAGGGAGTGGTCTGACTTTTGTCAGCTTGTACTAACCAGTGGAAAACTCTTTGAAAAATATGATCTCATTCTCACCTCAGAAACCATTTACAATCCGGGTTATTATGCTACTTTGCACCAAACGCTCCACAGACTGTTAGATAAAAATGGGCGGGTGCTTCTGGCCGGCAAAGCACACTACTTTGGCGTAGGTGGAGGGTTCCATCTCTTCCAGAAGTTTGTAGAAGAAAGGGATGTATTTGAGACCAGGACACTTGAAATAATTAATGAATGGCTGAAAAGAGTCCTAATTGAAATGACTTAA